CCCCTCGACCGCGGCAACATGCACGATCTTCCGGACCTGATGGCTCTCCAACAGCTCACCCGACCCGGTCACCAGCACCTGGCCGGCCGACACGTGCTGCCGGCCGTCCATCTGATCGGCAAGTTCCTCGGCGATGGCGTCGTCGACCAAATGCCCGGCGCCGTCTCGGCGGCCCCCGTGGTAGCGGATCGCTGCGGAAACGGTCGGCTCGTCGACGCGGGACATCTCCATGCGGGTGTTCTCTGAATTGACCCAGACGTCGATGCCAATCACATTCGCGAGATTTCCGGTCACCACTCCGATCCGGTGGCGCCTGCTGCCGCGCAGGGGGACGTCGTACCGCGTGGACTGCGCGAGCGGGCGCGGGCCTTCTCCCAAGGAGCGTTCACCCGCCAACTGCCGCCGCAAGCCAGCGTTCTCGCGCTGGGCCTTCTTCAACTGGGAGGTCAGCTCGTCCCGTCCACGGGTCCTGGCGAGCCAAGTGAAGGAGATCAGCATGAAAAATGCCGCAAATCCCGCCGCACCGCTGAGCCCGAACCCCAGCGCCCTACCTTCTGTCAGCGATTCCGGGAAGACCGAGAACAGGAAAAGCGCCGCGGCGAGGGAGTACAGCAGGACGGACGGGAGTTGGAGAGCGTACTGCCGCTCGGCCCGACTCGGTGCGGACGACCAGATCTGTAGGGCGATGCCGGCGGCGGTGAGGACCGCGGTGGTGGAGAGCTGGAACGGACTCAACGGTGGCGTCCCCTCTGCCTCGGACCCGACGCGGATCGATCATAAGTGTCGCCGTCCTCTCGATGATCGGTTAACTAACGCCATTCAGAGTTGGCTCAAAATCGGCGTGCAGCGGTGAGCGTGACGGAAAGTATGCGTCTCCCCAGCCGCAGTGGTTGGATCGGTTCATGAATCCCATCGACTTCGGTGACATCTCCGACCTCAAGATCCGCCTCCAAGTCTTGGCCGACGAAGCCGACCGTCGTCTTGTCACCGTCTTCGGTTCGGGGATCAGCAACGAGGTCCTCCCCAACGTCCCCCAACTCACGGACATCTTCCGGGCACATGTGCCAAAGGCGGGCCTGGCCAGGTTCGACGCGACCGTCGCAGATGCCCCGGACCCCGGTGTCAAGTACCAGAACGCGGCCGCCGTCTTGACCAGGCAGGCAGGCGAGCACACCGTCATGCGGGCGATCCGGACGGCTGTGCTCCAGGCATGCCCGGACGTGCCCGAGAAGGACGTGGCGGAGATCGCCCGGGACGAGGAGCGATGCCGGGAGTACGTGAAGACGGGTAACTGGCGTATTCCCCGCGGTTACCAGCGGTTTGCGAAGTTCTTCGCGTCGCTGAGTGGGCGGGTGCGAGGTCCGATCATCACCACGAATTTCGACCCGCTGATCGAGATCGCCCTCCGTCAGGCCGGTGTTCCTTCGGACCCGATCCCCATCCCGACCGATACCACCCCCACGCCACAGCAGCTGAAGGAAGCCATCGCCCAGCCCGTGCTGCACATCCACGGCTACTGGACCGGCATGGCGACAAGCAACGTACCGACGAGGATTACGTCCGAGCGCCCCGGGCTGGACGATGTGCTGAAGGAGCTACTCACGAATTCGGTCGTACTCGTGGTGGGCTACAGCGGGTGGCTCGACGGCTTCATGAAGAGCCTGCGCAGCCGGGTCCTCAACAAGACCGATCTGCTACAGGCTGAGGTGCTCTGGGCGGCGTACGAGACGGATGCAGCCACTGTGACGAGCAGCGTCATCGGAGAGTTCGTGGGTGCGCCTGGTTTCACCCTCTACCTCGGCGTGGACGGGCACGAGCTGTTCACCGACGACCTGGAGCGAAACGAGACGGAGGCCGAGGAGACCTCCTCTCCATTCGGGTACTCACGGGTGCCGCGAGTTTTGGTCGACTCGGCCTCGTACCAGCCGGGGGCCTTCGCCGAAGGCAGCCAGCCAGTGTGGGCGGACGCCGCGCCGGGCCGCTGGCCTGTCCTGAGCGCGACGGTCTCCCTGGAGCAGAGGGTGGTCGAATGCCTGCGGGTCGGTGGTGGCGGCGGCGCGGTGGCCATCGGTCCACTCGGCGAGGGCAAGTCACTGGCCCTGCGCCAGGTGGCGCACGCGGTGGCGGGCTCGCGACCGGAGTGGAACGTGCTCTGGCGGGAACCGGGCGCGCCGGTATTGACCGAGGAGTGGCTGAATGACGTCCGTTCGGCCGGGAAGACCCTTATCTGCGTCGACGAGGCCGACTTGATCATGGACGACATGGTGTCCACGAAGGACGTCTGGGCGGCCGAGGGATCGGGCATCGCCTTTCTACTTGCCAGTCATGACCGGCTGTGGTGGCAGGGCGCCGGTTCGACACTGCGACGATGGATCGACGACGTCCTGTTCCACGGCATCACTGAAGACGACGCCAGGACGATCGCCCTGACTTGGCAAGGGCTCGGACTGCTGCCAGACGGAGACCAAGAGGTCAATACCGTCGCGGAGCGCCTCGCAACGTCGGCAGGAGCCATGGCCGCCAAGAGCAACACGCTCTTCGGAGCGGTTCTCGACGTCCGGTACGGGGCGGATCTGGGCGCCCGTGTAGAAGATTTGGTACGCAAGCTGCACGAGATCAAGCTGACCGACTCTGTCGACCTCGGCGACGTCTTCGGGGGCATTTGTGTGATGCAGCACACACTCGACAAGGACGGCAATCTCGGCAAGGGGGCCAGTCGGTCAGTGATCGCGGCCATGGCGGGGCTCGACCCCGTCTTCGCCGACGGGAAGATCCTTCAGACGCTTGGCCGGGAGGCCGCAGTGACCTTCGCCGGCAACCGCGTTTACAGCCGGCACCCGTCGATCGCCGCGACGGTGGTCAACTACCTGCACAGGGAAGGAGCCGCCGAGAAGGTCTACGAGCTCGTGGGCCAGGCTGGCGGGGAGCGCCTAGTGAAGAAGGCCTCGACGCTCGAGGGCTATCGCGACGCCTACTTGCTGTCCCGCTCCCTGTCGGTCCCCCAGTCAGTGTGGGCGGCCACTGGGGCGGTGAAGGGCACCGGCCACCAGGTCCTGGAGTCGCGGGTGTCCCTGCTGCGGGCGCTCCGCCTAGAGGGGAGGCAGCGGGCCAGTGCCTACGCCAGGGGACTCGCGCCGCGACTGAGGGATTACGTCGACTACCGCGGGGCGGTCAGGGCGTTCCTGGTGGAGTTCTCGATCTCGCTCCGGGACGAAGGAGCGGCTCAGACGTCGGCCGGTCTGGCGGCACTCGCGCTGGACGATCGACTCGGCTACGCGCTCGACGAGGACCGGGCAGGCTACGCGCTGGTGAGTCTCGCCAGCTCGGCCGCGGCCCTGTACGCCCAGACCGGCGACGCAGCCACCAAGGACGCCCCCGCCCTCTGCTCCATCTTGCTGGAGCGCGTCCGCGGCGAGGAGGACGCTTTGAAGTACCTGAACCGGTACCGCCTGCCGGCACACCATGACCTGTGGCAGCTGTCGACAGTCAAGCTCTGCGGCCGACTCGCGACGATGTTCGACAAAGCCGCTTCGCAGGCGGTCCAGACGACCGGGATCGCGATCGAGACGCATGGGATCCTGTCCCTCGACACCCTGCGCCGCCTGGCCGACGGCCCCCGCAGGTCGGCCAGCCGGTGACCCGTACGGGGTCCGGCCTGACAACGTGCTGCGGCTGCGCCTCAGGATGGGGGCTTCGTGCGTGCGCGATGCGTGAGCGGACTGTCCTGCACGGGCCGTCACAGGCAGGACCGAGCACTCAGCGACCGTGACGCTGACCAGGAGAAACAGCGCTGACTGCAGCGTCCAGCACCACCCGGCAAGGGTCCAATCCCACTCCTACAGCGGGTGTCGCAGGTTCGAATCCTGCCTGGGGCACAGAGAGAAAGGTCGGCTCAGGAGGGATACCCCAAGCTGGCCTCTCGGCATTCCAGGCGCCGTGCCACACGCGTGCCACTACGCCGGCGTCACCATCCAGGCGTCTATGTACGGACGGAAGACGCTCAGCAGATCGCCTGCCGCGAACTCATGTCGAGTACCGGATGGACTGCAGGAACTCGCCGGATCCGTAATCGAGCACCCAAAACGACCAGCCGTTACGGCGTGGGTTGATGTCCGGCTTGTAGTGCGCCACCACTGCCCGAGCTGCTCCAGTTGGCGTCTTGAAGCTTGTCCGGCGAGCGGCCCCCACGTGGTGTCGATCCGCTTCGTGTCCCGATAGGCACCACGGGCGCGATGACCTGCACAGACGTACACGCCGACTTTGCGCCCCGTCTCCGCAGCCCTGCTCGTGACGGCCGGCGCAGAGCACGGCACACCCGCGGTCCCCACG
The Streptomyces tuirus genome window above contains:
- a CDS encoding macro domain-containing protein, whose translation is MSPFQLSTTAVLTAAGIALQIWSSAPSRAERQYALQLPSVLLYSLAAALFLFSVFPESLTEGRALGFGLSGAAGFAAFFMLISFTWLARTRGRDELTSQLKKAQRENAGLRRQLAGERSLGEGPRPLAQSTRYDVPLRGSRRHRIGVVTGNLANVIGIDVWVNSENTRMEMSRVDEPTVSAAIRYHGGRRDGAGHLVDDAIAEELADQMDGRQHVSAGQVLVTGSGELLESHQVRKIVHVAAVEGEPGSGYRQVMDLGRCARNILAEVDRLTVAGEPLRSVVLPLLGTGGGNSDLRRTVDTLLAATVSYFEAHPASRIRVLYLLAYTDVQEAACRTALDSCPELSTGA
- a CDS encoding P-loop NTPase, giving the protein MNPIDFGDISDLKIRLQVLADEADRRLVTVFGSGISNEVLPNVPQLTDIFRAHVPKAGLARFDATVADAPDPGVKYQNAAAVLTRQAGEHTVMRAIRTAVLQACPDVPEKDVAEIARDEERCREYVKTGNWRIPRGYQRFAKFFASLSGRVRGPIITTNFDPLIEIALRQAGVPSDPIPIPTDTTPTPQQLKEAIAQPVLHIHGYWTGMATSNVPTRITSERPGLDDVLKELLTNSVVLVVGYSGWLDGFMKSLRSRVLNKTDLLQAEVLWAAYETDAATVTSSVIGEFVGAPGFTLYLGVDGHELFTDDLERNETEAEETSSPFGYSRVPRVLVDSASYQPGAFAEGSQPVWADAAPGRWPVLSATVSLEQRVVECLRVGGGGGAVAIGPLGEGKSLALRQVAHAVAGSRPEWNVLWREPGAPVLTEEWLNDVRSAGKTLICVDEADLIMDDMVSTKDVWAAEGSGIAFLLASHDRLWWQGAGSTLRRWIDDVLFHGITEDDARTIALTWQGLGLLPDGDQEVNTVAERLATSAGAMAAKSNTLFGAVLDVRYGADLGARVEDLVRKLHEIKLTDSVDLGDVFGGICVMQHTLDKDGNLGKGASRSVIAAMAGLDPVFADGKILQTLGREAAVTFAGNRVYSRHPSIAATVVNYLHREGAAEKVYELVGQAGGERLVKKASTLEGYRDAYLLSRSLSVPQSVWAATGAVKGTGHQVLESRVSLLRALRLEGRQRASAYARGLAPRLRDYVDYRGAVRAFLVEFSISLRDEGAAQTSAGLAALALDDRLGYALDEDRAGYALVSLASSAAALYAQTGDAATKDAPALCSILLERVRGEEDALKYLNRYRLPAHHDLWQLSTVKLCGRLATMFDKAASQAVQTTGIAIETHGILSLDTLRRLADGPRRSASR